The DNA sequence CAAAATAGGATTAAAGCTCGGTTCCTTCGCGGTTGCTTTTGCGTTGCTGGGCCTGATCTTCTATTTCTTCTACGTCGATGCTAAATCGACTATCGATGTCATGTCGAATACGGCTTACCCCGGTAAACGGAGTGAGTTGGGTGGTACCGGTTTTGTTGCCAATTGGTTTTCTGAGTATTACTCAGGCTGGTTGGTGACCAACGAAAAGTTTCCGCAGGGTTGGCTTAATATCTGCGAACTATCCCATTTTATTACATTCACGCCGATCATTGCGCTGTGCCTGGGTGTCTATTTTATGAGGCTGCGTAAGGTTGACCCCCTACTGATGATCCTGCTGGTATATGTCTTGTTTCAACTGGTCTGGATTGAGGTTGGCTTCCCGGCTTGGCTGGCAAAGGCGACCCTGTTTGATGTTAGCCCCACCCGACGAACTCAGATTCCGTTTGGCATTGCCAATGTTATTCTGACGGTACTGTACCTGAATTACATCAGAATACACTCCGTAAAACTAAGTAGTGGCCTATCGGCCTTGTTAATAGCGGCTGTTGTGGGCGTTATGGTTTTCGCGGCCTGGCTCAACCTGACGGATGCCAATGGGTTTTATAAAGTACACCAGCTGGTTTTGCCAACGGCTTTCTTTCTGGCGCTAAACTACCTGCTGTTGCCTGTTGCGTCGCTTCGGCATAAAGAGCTAATCGTAGCCGGATCGCTGGTGCTGTTTACGCTGCCAAATCTTAAGGTCAATCCGGTTAGTAAAGGTCTTTCACCCATCACCGACAATGCCCTCTACAAAAAAGTACTTGAAGTTCATGAGCAGGACCCGAAAGCGCGCTGGCTGGTGCTGGGGAGTCAATACATCACCTACCTGGTAACGGCAACGGGCGTCAATCAATTGAGTGGCGTAAAGAGCGTGCCGGACTTTACAACGATGAAGGTGCTGGATCCCGGTATGAAGCGGCAGGTGGCCTACAATCGTTACGCACACTCAGTATATAATTCATACATTGATCCAGCCCATCCCGACTCGGTTCTCATCCAGAATACGTTTGAAGATGGCTACCAGGTAGGACTGGACCCCTGTTCGCCGAAGTTGCAGAGTCTGAACGTACGCTACTTCGTGTTCGACCACCAGCCCCAGCCGGTTGAAATTCGCTGTCTTACGCCGGTTGCTACGCTTGGCGGCTTATCAATTTATAAACGGCAGTAATCCTCACAGCCATGAAGAACGGGCCGCGCATACTGATTATCATACCGTGTTACAACGAGGAGAAAACGATTGCCTCAGTGGTGGATCAGATCGCTCAATGCCGGGCGCGACACGGTCTTAATCTCGACATTCTGGTTGTCAATGACTGCTCACGGGATAATACGCTGGCCCGGATTCAGGAGTTGGACTGCATGTACCTGGACCTGCCCATCAATCTGGGCATTGGAGGAGCCATGCATAGTGGCTATCGGTTTGCTTATCGGCACGGCTATGCTATTGCCGTTCAGGTCGACGGGGATGGCCAGCACCCGGCCGATAAGCTACCTGTTTTGCTGGCACCGCTGCTGAACGACGAAGCGGATATTGTTATTGGCTCCCGGTTCCTGAACCGCGTGGGCTTTCAGTCGACCTTCGCGCGCCGGGCGGGTATCGGCTTTTTCATGTATTTAAACTGGCTGCTCATTGGCCAGACTATCCGGGATAGTACGTCGGGTTTCCGGGCCATGAACAGCCGGACGCTCGCCATCGTTGATCGCTACTACCCGGACGAGTATCCTGAGCCGGAAGCCATTGTCCAGTTTGGTCTGCATAAACTGCGTATTCTGGAGGTACCGGTTGAAATGCTGGAGCGCCAGGGGGGAGTGTCCTCCATTACGTCGCTGAACTCCATTTACTACATGATGAAGGTGACACTTGGGTCCCTGTTTATCTTTCTGAGATTAAAAAATAGTCGCCGGCAATGGATATAATACCTTTCAAGGTGCAGATAATCAGTATACTGAGTGTGCTGGTCTTCATGTATGTCGTAATCCGGTTAATTGTCCGCGGTAAGCTTCGGGAAGAATACTCTATCGTCTGGATACTGGGCACATTCGTACTGATTATCTTTTCAATCTGGCGACAGGGTCTGCAAAAAATATCGGCATTGCTGAACGTATCTTACGCGCCTTCTCTGCTGTTCCTGATCGCTATTTTTGCCATCATCTGTTTCCTGCTTCACATATCGGTTGTGATATCTAAACTTCAGTCGCAGATAAAAGACCTGGCGTACGAACTGGCGATTCTCAAACAGCAGGCCAGCCAAGGCAAGCCAATCGATCCGCTAACAGGGGAGCAGCGTTGAATTTACCGCAGTGAAGGTGGTGGAGGAAGTCGCTCAAAACGGGCTGCATGGACCGTTTCTAATAAATTTAGGTCAATTCTGATGCTGGTGATTGTTGAGATTCACCTTGTTTATAGGCTCACCCAGTGGTTAGGCAGTAATTGATCCGATGTTTTTGCGGTGAACCAGTTTCTGGGCGCAATCACAATTCGGCTGGGTTCAGCGTTAAGCCAAGCCCCCCACCAACTGAATGAACTATTAGCAATGATGGCGTGACGGCACTGGCTCATCAGAAACATATCCTGCCAGCTATCAGGGCCTCGGTTTCCGTCTACATAGGTTGCCTGACCCAAAAGTGGTCCGAGTTCTTGCCTGACCCAGTCCAGGTCATCGGAGAAGACATAAAAGTCAGGACTGTCGATCTGTTTATTCACAACTGCAATAGCCTTCTTGTAATAATCTATGCCGCAGACCCCGTGATGTTGACTAGCATTGGTGTTGGTAACGTAATCGCCCCGCCGAACATGAACAAACACCGGGTTAGGTGAGCCAGCTATACAATCCTTAACCCGCCGGGTGAAATCGTTGATAGGCTTACGAAAAGTAAACTGTTGACGAACCGCGGACTTGACTGTTTTGAAGTAGTGTTCAGATTGCCAGTAGCCTACACATACGATGTGTTCTGCATAGGGTGGTAAGGGGAGAACGGCGGTTCCGGTGGTGGTCTCACGCAACAGAACCATACTCTGCGGAATAGGCAGTATTGCGCGCACAAGGTTGACCGGTGATGAACTCGGCTCTGCAATGCCAAAAGCATCTAACTCAAAGTGCCGGTATGTATAGTGCCGAAGTTTAGCCAGTAGCCTGTTCTTTAGCAAAAAACCGCTGGCTACAAGTTCTGTCTGGCGTTCGGTAGCTAGCCGGATACCAAATGCATATTGAAACATCTGATTTCCCAGGCCGCCAATCAGTTCAACGACAATCATAATGGGCTTTGACTTCGGCTTCTCATGCGATAAATTTTGCTTATTCGTGTTTGATCAGTTCAAAAATGCCGCAGCCGTATGTGCAGCCGAAATTGGAACGCACAGCATCAGATGTCCAGTCGACATTCGCCACGAATTGCTCATTATCGTCAATATAAGAAAGGGATTCGATGCGGTAGTCTTTGCTGAATAGCTGAATCAAGTAAGAGAGGTCAAAAACCCGGTGGGCGTTATAAACAATACCCTGAGGACCAATAGGAGAAGAAAAATAAAACCGCCCGCCCGGCTTCAGGATCTGGTGGATATTAGCCAATGCCTTTAAATGGCCGTCAACATCGATAGGATCACCATAGCGACCCAGTCCAAAATGTTCGATAGCATGTAAGGCTGAAATCGAATCCGTGTAATGAAGAAGGTCAGGTGGTAGTGCCATCAGATCCGCCTGCCGAAAGCGAACATTTGGAATTACTTTGTTGAGCGGGCGTATATCAACGATTTCAATCGGCCTGAATGTCGCAACGTGCGCTACAAAGCCGTCGATACGTGAGCCAATATCCACATGTCGTATGGGTGTGTTGTGGAAGATTCGTTGTGCTACGTATAAATCCTGCTGAAAATAGTGTTTCACCAGATGGCCGCTTTCTGCGTAGCGATCGAATAGTGCCGGATAGTAGCCTCGTACAGGGAAATCGGAGCGCCCTTTCAACTGCTTTTTCAAGGCAGAGTAGTCACTGAAATAAGGCGGAACAGCCTTTAATCCACTCCAGATCACTTGCGTTCCAATTTTAAGTATTCGGCTAATCATACCTTCAGGCATTCAATAGTTTACGGGTTCTATTCATGATGCGTATCAAAAAGCGTTCCGGAAAGGTGTGGATACCTGCCGATATCAGGCCGACCAGTAACCGGTGGGTGAAGGGTGGGGTGTAGCCAAACTCCCGGATAAAGCTCCGTTTTACGTCCATATTGATGTCCCATTTCGCCCGCAGATTGGTAAATACCGTGTTGCGGTCGTGGACCCGGTAGCGCGTGAGTGGCTCGGGCAGGTTGGCAAAGGCGAGCCCACCATGAAGGTACACAAACAAGCTGTAGTAGTCATCCGTGAACAGCTTGTTGCGTAGCTGGTAAAAATCACCCTCAACAACGCCGTTTCGGTACATGATAGCCGGATTCGCTACGGGAAACCGAAGATAAAATTCGCGGTAAATGGCATCACTCGACAACGGATAGGTACGGATGCCCTTCGACTGCCCCGCGCCGTCGATAAGCTCCAGGTAACTGCCAACAAGAAATATGTCAGGGTTTCCTTCCAGAAAAGCTACCTGTTTTTCAATACGGCTGGAAACGGCCAGATCGTCTGCGTCCAGTTTGGCAATGTACTGACCCTTAGCTTGCCTGCTCGCCATGTTAGAAGCGGCTTCTCCGGCATGACCAAGGGGTTCCGGGTGGAACAGACAGTGAACTCGTGGATCCTGTTCGGCATAGTTCCGGAGAATGGCGGCCGTTCCGTCGGTAGAGCCGTTATCAAGTACCAGCAACTCCAGGTGTGTATACGTCTGGGTAAGAATGCTCTCAATGGCCTGCGCTACGTATCGCTCTCCGTTGTAAACGGGCATGATAACCGAAACCAGCGGAGTGTTCTGCGCATTCATTGGTGTAAACAAGGCAATTATCGCACCACAATAGTCGTAAGTTTTACCGGAGTTCGCACCTTCTGCCGTAAATTTGAGTTTCCATTGAAACGAAAAAACGTGGGATACCCCGGCATGAAACTGAATCTTCAGCAAACAGACTTTTTTGAAGACCGTCATCATGGTCAGACTGATGCGGCTCTCGCCGAAATGCTAACCACCATTGGCATTGACTCCATCGACGAACTCATCGATCAGACCGTTCCAGCCCTCATCCGGCTCCCCCGTCCGCTCGATCTGCCAGCCCCCAAATCGGAGAATCAGTTTCTGACTGATTTCAAAAAGCTGGCCAGCCAGAACAAGGTAGTTAAATCGTATATCGGAACGGGCTACTACGACACTATCACGCCGAATGTTATCCTGCGTAATATCCTCGAAAATCCAGCCTGGTATACGGCCTATACCCCTTACCAGGCCGAAATTGCTCAGGGACGGCTCGAAGCGCTGCTCAATTTTCAGACGGTCGTCTGCGACCTGACGGGACTACCCATCGCCAACGCGTCGCTGCTCGACGAGTCGACGGCTGCTGCCGAAGCGATGACCATGCTGTACAGCCAGCGCCCGGCTGCCAAGAAAAGTGCGAATGCATTCTTCGTATCGGAACGGTGCCATCCGCAAACCATCGATGTTGTCCGGACCCGCGCTACCCCGCTTAATATCGACGTGATCGTTGGTGATCACCGCACCGCCGACCTCACCAACAGTGCTATTTTCGCCGTATTACTGCAATACCCGGCTTCGGATGGTGAAGTATTCAACTACACCGATCTGATCGCGGCCGCCCACGAATTGAACATTACAGTTGCCGTTGCCGCTGATCTGCTGGCGCTGACACTCCTGACCCCTCCGGGCGAAATGGGTGCCGACGTCGTAGTCGGTTCGGCGCAGCGGTTCGGCGTACCCATGGGCTTCGGTGGTCCGCACGCGGCTTACTTTGCTACGCGGGATGCCTTCAAACGCCAGATTCCGGGTCGTATTATTGGTGTATCGGTCGATGCAGAAGGAAACTCGGCACTACGGATGGCCCTGCAAACCCGGGAGCAACACATCCGCCGGGAAAAAGCGACCTCTAATATCTGTACAGCACAGGTACTGCTGGCTGTAATGGCGGGCAGCTACGCCGTTTACCACGGTCCCCAGCGCCTTCGCCAGATTGGCGAGCGCGTTCATGGATTAACCAAAGCGTTTGCTACGGCGCTGCGCTGGAGTGGCCGTGAGGTGACGACCGAGCACTATTTCGACACCGTTACGGTGAAAGTCGACGACACCGAGTCGTTGAAGAAGTCGGCCCGGGCTGCTCAGATTAATCTGCGGTACCTGGCCGAT is a window from the Spirosoma rigui genome containing:
- a CDS encoding DUF7657 domain-containing protein; the encoded protein is MATSASRIAEDDTTRPFELIRFDKRVKWFIGICIGLFIILTLAKINYSSIGMWNTVLPDGSDAKRGVVSGTPKSIRIDEWAIVTPFMLSQAHQGFPLENTAIGGERVSLLGYYPVKHFVTVFRPDYWGFHILDIERAFAWHWNFVIFFNLIAVTLVFLLLTRNQFWLSLLGACWLIFSPGFAWWSFFLLTSIFGGCVLLLSSAYVFYARSTRTILIASLAFTWSLATFALIIYPPYQVPLGYLLMFLLAGFVWRDFNKVALFDKIGLKLGSFAVAFALLGLIFYFFYVDAKSTIDVMSNTAYPGKRSELGGTGFVANWFSEYYSGWLVTNEKFPQGWLNICELSHFITFTPIIALCLGVYFMRLRKVDPLLMILLVYVLFQLVWIEVGFPAWLAKATLFDVSPTRRTQIPFGIANVILTVLYLNYIRIHSVKLSSGLSALLIAAVVGVMVFAAWLNLTDANGFYKVHQLVLPTAFFLALNYLLLPVASLRHKELIVAGSLVLFTLPNLKVNPVSKGLSPITDNALYKKVLEVHEQDPKARWLVLGSQYITYLVTATGVNQLSGVKSVPDFTTMKVLDPGMKRQVAYNRYAHSVYNSYIDPAHPDSVLIQNTFEDGYQVGLDPCSPKLQSLNVRYFVFDHQPQPVEIRCLTPVATLGGLSIYKRQ
- a CDS encoding alpha-1,2-fucosyltransferase; amino-acid sequence: MIVVELIGGLGNQMFQYAFGIRLATERQTELVASGFLLKNRLLAKLRHYTYRHFELDAFGIAEPSSSPVNLVRAILPIPQSMVLLRETTTGTAVLPLPPYAEHIVCVGYWQSEHYFKTVKSAVRQQFTFRKPINDFTRRVKDCIAGSPNPVFVHVRRGDYVTNTNASQHHGVCGIDYYKKAIAVVNKQIDSPDFYVFSDDLDWVRQELGPLLGQATYVDGNRGPDSWQDMFLMSQCRHAIIANSSFSWWGAWLNAEPSRIVIAPRNWFTAKTSDQLLPNHWVSL
- a CDS encoding DUF2304 domain-containing protein — encoded protein: MDIIPFKVQIISILSVLVFMYVVIRLIVRGKLREEYSIVWILGTFVLIIFSIWRQGLQKISALLNVSYAPSLLFLIAIFAIICFLLHISVVISKLQSQIKDLAYELAILKQQASQGKPIDPLTGEQR
- a CDS encoding glycosyltransferase family 2 protein; this encodes MNAQNTPLVSVIMPVYNGERYVAQAIESILTQTYTHLELLVLDNGSTDGTAAILRNYAEQDPRVHCLFHPEPLGHAGEAASNMASRQAKGQYIAKLDADDLAVSSRIEKQVAFLEGNPDIFLVGSYLELIDGAGQSKGIRTYPLSSDAIYREFYLRFPVANPAIMYRNGVVEGDFYQLRNKLFTDDYYSLFVYLHGGLAFANLPEPLTRYRVHDRNTVFTNLRAKWDINMDVKRSFIREFGYTPPFTHRLLVGLISAGIHTFPERFLIRIMNRTRKLLNA
- a CDS encoding DUF268 domain-containing protein, coding for MPEGMISRILKIGTQVIWSGLKAVPPYFSDYSALKKQLKGRSDFPVRGYYPALFDRYAESGHLVKHYFQQDLYVAQRIFHNTPIRHVDIGSRIDGFVAHVATFRPIEIVDIRPLNKVIPNVRFRQADLMALPPDLLHYTDSISALHAIEHFGLGRYGDPIDVDGHLKALANIHQILKPGGRFYFSSPIGPQGIVYNAHRVFDLSYLIQLFSKDYRIESLSYIDDNEQFVANVDWTSDAVRSNFGCTYGCGIFELIKHE
- a CDS encoding glycosyltransferase family 2 protein; the encoded protein is MKNGPRILIIIPCYNEEKTIASVVDQIAQCRARHGLNLDILVVNDCSRDNTLARIQELDCMYLDLPINLGIGGAMHSGYRFAYRHGYAIAVQVDGDGQHPADKLPVLLAPLLNDEADIVIGSRFLNRVGFQSTFARRAGIGFFMYLNWLLIGQTIRDSTSGFRAMNSRTLAIVDRYYPDEYPEPEAIVQFGLHKLRILEVPVEMLERQGGVSSITSLNSIYYMMKVTLGSLFIFLRLKNSRRQWI